Proteins encoded in a region of the Trypanosoma brucei gambiense DAL972 chromosome 4, complete sequence genome:
- a CDS encoding serine-palmitoyl-CoA transferase, putative yields the protein MVGFKTLSSTAPLAFSEFSHLLLEALLAAALAVALALHFIRRRNTSKIVEPELPPLEEQQRRIAAFRSQMFRADAKPNANTQLPNRTGMSEVEARNSCYITLRDESDSSSREYLDLVTEDFHSFSTHPTVVDVAKKIVVAYGVGSCGPRGFYGTIKPHMVLEEDIAKFLGVEDSLIFSFSFATISTLIPCHASRGDYLIVDDGVSLPVHEGCTLSRANLLKYRHNDMAHLEEILREVQIKEMKEKKLSRRFVVTEGVFKNLGDVCKLPQVLELCEKYKFRIILDDSCGFGCMGPTGRGTHEHYGIPTTRIDLYVGSLSQAMGGVGGFCAGEHAIIEYQRLTAAAYVFSASLAPYITAGVSAVLKLLDEDHSFPEKLQRNAGLFRGAIRSAGMNPEKITLVECAGDVSPIVILRPTDAYVKCHHQKVEEELQQVVEAARRKGVLLTRHLFSKEEACSNFSALRILVKGTATEDELLRAAKVITEAVKSVFV from the coding sequence atggtGGGATTTAAGACTCTTTCATCCACTGCACCGCTGGCGTTCTCAGAGTTTTCTCATCTATTACTCGAGGCCCTTCTGGCGGCGGCCCTCGCAGTTGCATTGGCCCTGCATTTCATCCGTAGGCGCAACACTTCAAAAATAGTTGAGCCGGAATTGCCACCGCTGGAGGAGCAACAGCGCCGAATTGCCGCGTTCCGGTCGCAGATGTTTAGAGCCGACGCGAAACCAAACGCCAACACACAACTGCCCAACCGCACCGGAATGTCAGAGGTGGAGGCACGTAATAGCTGCTACATCACGCTGCGGGACGAATCGGATTCAAGCAGCAGAGAGTACCTTGACCTCGTGACGGAGGATTTTCACTCCTTTTCAACGCATCCCACGGTGGTGGATGTGGCCAAGAAGATTGTGGTGGCGTACGGCGTTGGCAGCTGTGGCCCCCGTGGGTTTTATGGTACGATTAAGCCCCACATGGTGCTGGAGGAAGACATTGCCAAGTTTCTTGGTGTTGAAGATTCCCTCATCTTTAGTTTCTCCTTTGCTACGATTTCAACGCTTATTCCATGTCACGCATCGAGGGGGGACTATCTAATCGTTGATGATGGTGTTAGTCTTCCCGTACACGAAGGCTGCACGTTGTCCCGTGCGAACCTGCTCAAGTACCGACACAATGACATGGCGCATCTTGAGGAGATTCTGCGAGAGGTGCagataaaagaaatgaaggagaaaaagctCTCAAGAAGGTTTGTGGTGACCGAGGGCGTCTTCAAGAACCTGGGCGATGTGTGCAAGCTCCCACAGGTTTTGGAGCTCTGTGAGAAGTACAAATTTCGTATTATTCTCGATGACAGTTGTGGTTTCGGTTGTATGGGCCCCACGGGGCGCGGTACGCATGAACACTATGGTATTCCCACCACGCGGATTGATTTATATGTTGGAAGCTTAAGTCAGGCCATGGGTGGAGTCGGCGGTTTCTGTGCTGGAGAGCACGCTATTATCGAATACCAGCGACTTACAGCAGCCGCTTACgtcttttctgcttctcttgccccttacattacagcCGGTGTTTCGGCCGTGTTGAAACTTCTGGATGAGGACCATTCATTCCCCGAAAAACTTCAAAGAAATGCTGGTCTCTTTCGTGGTGCCATCCGGAGCGCTGGAATGAATCCCGAAAAGATTACTTTGGTGGAGTGCGCTGGTGATGTGTCCCCAATTGTGATCCTGCGCCCAACCGACGCTTATGTGAAGTGCCACCATCAAAAGGTAGAGGAGGAGTTACAGCAGGTTGTGGAAGCGGCAAGGCGAAAAGGTGTTCTTCTTACTCGCCATCTCTTCTCTAAGGAGGAGGCATGCAGCAACTTTTCGGCGCTGCGCATTCTTGTAAAGGGAACAGCCACAGAGGATGAGTTGCTGCGGGCCGCTAAAGTTATCACTGAAGCGGTGAagagtgtttttgtttga
- a CDS encoding 50S ribosomal protein L14, putative, with the protein MFRFFSLRLAPAPSADAAAKLPAGKPANKSWFRHNLIIRRKASYRSRWGTGAEGYGTGVPFSDQVKLHCVDNTNCKHVRLISKATAERFAHCRVFPAVAHRVSVQRFKSGRGEVSRHRVKPGNIYWVCLLSRRQTNTRMSGLRTNFDRNTCILMNDQRVPLGTRVMYCAGRHVNHKYHLKAVVLANFFV; encoded by the coding sequence atgtttcgtttcttctcgCTGCGCCTGGCGCCGGCACCGTCAGCTGATGCGGCGGCTAAGCTCCCAGCAGGAAAACCTGCGAACAAGTCGTGGTTTCGGCACAATTTAATAATCCGGCGAAAAGCATCATACCGGTCACGATGGGGAACCGGTGCTGAGGGGTATGGCACAGGCGTGCCGTTTAGTGACCAGGTGAAACTCCACTGTGTTGACAACACAAACTGTAAACATGTGCGACTTATATCGAAAGCAACAGCGGAGCGCTTTGCCCACTGCCGCGTCTTCCCTGCGGTAGCTCATCGCGTGTCAGTTCAGCGTTTCAAGTCTGGGCGGGGTGAAGTAAGTCGCCATCGTGTAAAACCTGGAAATATCTATTGGGTGTGTCTACTTTCCCGCAGGCAGACGAATACGAGGATGAGCGGACTTCGGACAAATTTCGATAGGAACACGTGCATTCTGATGAACGATCAGCGTGTACCATTAGGCACCCGCGTCATGTATTGTGCGGGGCGGCACGTGAATCATAAATACCACTTAAAGGCGGTTGTGCTCGCAAATTTTTTTGTCTGA
- a CDS encoding T. brucei spp.-specific protein, giving the protein MRSSDLFYLKSFFFFSTFLKPCASFQYFLLQHANKFTCCRPPPPQLLFIILFPPFPYCYVLLLFVSAPSLSHVVSTLNILTSLLFSFFLKTF; this is encoded by the coding sequence ATGCGCTCATCCGATCTTTTCTACcttaaaagtttttttttcttttccacattcCTGAAACCGTGTGCCAGTTTCCAGTACTTCCTCCTTCAACATGCGAACAAGTTCACATGTTGtcgacccccccccccacaactactttttataattttgtttcctcctttcccttatTGCTacgtgctgctgctgtttgtttctgctccttccctttcccatGTCGTTTCGACCCTCAATATCTTGAcatctcttctcttttccttcttcttgaaAACATTTtga
- a CDS encoding phosphatidylinositol 4-kinase, putative produces the protein MSNALFCLHRLLEVLLYLPRGSQDEQIALVQNLHEFPLATIERVFLQISHACITHKGPEVSNRLRRFMHWLAGRSFTLALRLSWTVDSVRDVFSAVGLGGRVKEVHDKIESFAINRKGVADRTNNTDGVEEEIRRKELRLKLFNDERAFLNLITNLSKHLISFTKRDRRQHELKKELDEINKSLRSQSLICPLGCNDDPVKWIVNIVVEDSVVFFSRERAPFLLRCEVIVDSTATVNDPTTSKLRLPNGKFKISAESDELMEEQSLDRRGEDVGGEVTASKSASPDMKLFRKVFGELPEERAARLREKSFFGRHPNWGTATFVVKGGDNLRQEELALQLVDLFNNIWKNAGLTCSLVPYRALAVGVDSGIIECVEGACSIDGIKKSCQMAYLPQFFNEAFGGKGSQRYREAQRNFVETMAGYSIFTYILQVKDRHNGNILIRADGRLVHIDFGFMLVTSPGGVNFESAPFKLSQELLEVMGGVGSSPFNYFKLLFFLGMRAIREKADDIVALVSLMTPYNTLPCFGASPEVAIQQLRSRFRLDLEDEGDFALYIKELIVGSVDNWRTRRYDQFQTLQNGIL, from the coding sequence AAAATCTGCATGAGTTCCCCCTTGCAACCATTGAAAGGGTCTTCCTTCAAATATCTCATGCTTGTATCACGCACAAGGGTCCGGAGGTAAGTAACCGCCTGCGACGTTTTATGCATTGGCTGGCGGGGCGATCTTTTACCTTGGCGTTGCGGCTCTCATGGACAGTGGACTCGGTACGCGACGTGTTTTCGGCCGTTGGGCTTGGAGGGCGCGTGAAGGAAGTGCACGACAAGATCGAGAGTTTTGCCATCAACCGCAAGGGTGTAGCAGATCGAACCAACAACACTGACGGGGTAGAGGAAGAGATTAGGCGCAAGGAACTGCGACTTAAGCTTTTCAACGATGAGAGAGCATTCCTCAATCTTATCACCAACTTGAGTAAACATTTAATTTCGTTCACCAAGAGAGATCGGCGACAACATGAGCTAAAGAAGGAGCTGGATGAAATCAACAAATCACTGAGGTCGCAGTCACTCATATGCCCTTTGGGTTGTAATGACGATCCGGTAAAGTGGATTGTAAACATCGTTGTTGAAGATAGTGTCGTATTCTTTTCTCGTGAGAGAGCGCCGTTTCTCCTTCGATGCGAAGTCATTGTTGATTCCACTGCAACTGTCAATGACCCAACTACATCTAAGTTACGACTTCCCAATGGAAAGTTTAAAATTTCGGCGGAATCAGATGAATTGATGGAGGAGCAGTCGCTGGACCGAAGGGGGGAAGATGTAGGAGGGGAGGTAACTGCGAGCAAGTCCGCTTCCCCTGACATGAAGTTGTTTCGGAAGGTCTTTGGAGAGCTTCCGGAGGAACGAGCTGCTCGTCTGCGCGAGAAGTCATTCTTTGGGAGGCATCCTAATTGGGGTACAGCCACATTTGTGGTCAAAGGTGGGGATAATTTGCGGCAAGAGGAGTTGGCATTACAACTTGTTGACCTCTTCAACAATATATGGAAGAATGCCGGACTTACATGCTCTCTTGTCCCCTATAGGGCACTTGCCGTCGGTGTGGATTCTGGAATTATTGAGTGTGTAGAGGGTGCCTGTTCCATTGATGGAATCAAGAAGTCATGTCAGATGGCGTACCTTCCCCAGTTCTTCAATGAGGCCTTTGGTGGTAAGGGTTCCCAAAGATATAGGGAGGCTCAGCGAAATTTCGTGGAGACAATGGCTGGTTACAGTATCTTTACCTATATCCTTCAGGTGAAAGATAGACACAACGGGAACATTTTGATAAGGGCAGACGGCCGTTTGGTGCACATAGACTTTGGTTTTATGCTCGTCACATCTCCCGGTGGTGTCAACTTCGAATCAGCCCCTTTCAAACTGTCACAAGAGCTCCTTGAAGTAATGGGAGGTGTTGGAAGTTCACCATTTAATTACTTTAAGCTATTGTTCTTCTTGGGGATGAGAGCCATACGCGAGAAAGCTGATGATATCGTAGCACTTGTCTCGCTAATGACGCCTTACAACACTTTGCCTTGTTTCGGGGCCTCTCCTGAAGTTGCCATCCAGCAACTGCGGTCCCGCTTTCGTTTGGATCTAGAGGACGAGGGAGATTTTGCACTTTATATTAAGGAACTCATTGTCGGTAGTGTGGACAACTGGAGGACGAGGCGGTACGATCAGTTCCAAACTCTCCAGAATGGTATACTCTAG
- a CDS encoding actin, putative yields the protein MAVVEIGWNVRAGYVGDTRCARQFPSLHLLEPPAETSFPSVLMAADGAGSESVSSMWTLQSLDAQRGSNMDYLSRIIGDELHCLKEETLTLVVPEVWHERFDVMRALFHSVLESGVATALYCLRPSVAWALSSGKCSTVVLDVGHSHATAAAVLDGYALRGTVASSDVAGKVVTEVLKGMLESEQLQALEGVARFKTPAVRALAMDDLVGDIKRLACTVRTDASKSNKEEGSLVLRAPDGSAITVEGRARVEAYEVLFRSVGGFGSSLGDLVVGCKQRLDPEWQLQFVSHTLCGGTAQAPGFRERLLTEVQQRDSCYFRYEKEGGFHLSRAVDGAWVGASLATDSSSFASLWITRADMEEEGDSVLYRKLFY from the coding sequence ATGGCAGTAGTGGAGATTGGATGGAATGTACGGGCTGGTTATGTTGGTGACACAAGGTGCGCGCGCCAGTTTCCGTCTCTTCACTTGTTGGAACCGCCTGCTGAAACAAGTTTTCCCTCTGTGCTAATGGCAGCGGATGGGGCAGGATCAGAGAGCGTGTCATCCATGTGGACATTACAGTCTTTGGATGCTCAGCGGGGCTCTAATATGGATTACCTGTCACGCATTATTGGGGATGAGCTGCATTGCCTAAAGGAGGAAACCCTCACCCTCGTGGTCCCGGAGGTGTGGCACGAGCGGTTCGACGTGATGCGGGCGCTATTTCATTCCGTATTGGAGTCAGGTGTGGCAACGGCTCTGTATTGCCTACGACCAAGTGTTGCATGGGCACTGAGCTCGGGGAAGTGTTCCACCGTCGTGTTGGACGTCGGGCACAGTCACGCCACCGCCGCTGCGGTGTTGGACGGCTACGCCCTGCGGGGAACGGTGGCTTCGAGTGATGTTGCCGGCAAAGTTGTCACGGAGGTGCTCAAGGGTATGTTGGAAAGTGAGCAGTTACAAGCACTAGAAGGTGTGGCGCGATTCAAGACTCCTGCCGTGCGGGCATTAGCAATGGATGATTTGGTTGGGGACATTAAACGACTGGCATGTACCGTTCGTACCGATGCTTCTAAAAGTAACAAGGAAGAAGGGTCATTAGTGTTACGAGCCCCGGATGGGAGCGCCATTACCGTTGAAGGACGGGCGCGAGTGGAGGCATATGAGGTTTTGTTTCGTTCGGTTGGTGGTTTCGGGAGCTCACTGGGGGACCTTGTTGTGGGCTGCAAGCAGCGTTTAGATCCCGAGTGGCAACTGCAGTTCGTTTCGCACACACTTTGTGGTGGAACGGCGCAGGCCCCCGGTTTCCGTGAGCGGTTGCTAACAGAGGTTCAGCAAAGGGATTCGTGTTACTTTCGTTACGAAAAAGAGGGCGGTTTCCACTTGTCTCGTGCCGTAGACGGAGCCTGGGTGGGCGCATCTTTGGCGACAGATAGCTCCTCCTTTGCATCCCTTTGGATTACACGTGCCGatatggaggaggagggagatTCGGTGTTGTACCGCAAGTTATTTTACTGA
- a CDS encoding V-type ATPase, A subunit, putative, with protein MSEIFDGIQRPLDTIYRMVENVFIPRGVQVKSLNDQKQWDFKPCLKVGDLISGGDIIGSVVENSLMYNHSIMVPPNIRGRVTSIVASGNYTLEDDIVELEYNGKVKSLKLMHRWPVRTPRPVASKESGNHPLLTGQRVLDALFPSVQGGTCAIPGAFGCGKTVISQALSKYSNSDAVIYVGCGERGNEMAEVLMDFPTLTTIIDGREESIMKRTCLVANTSNMPVAAREASIYTGITLAEYYRDMGKHIAMMADSTSRWAEALREISGRLAEMPADGGYPAYLSARLASFYERAGRVTCIGGPKREGSVTIVGAVSPPGGDFSDPVTSATLGIVQVFWGLEKRLAQRKHFPSVNCLISYSKYLKALEPFFNSLDPDYMRLRSVAAEILQREEELQEIVQLVGKDSLSESDKIILETAKVIREEFLQQNAFTPYDKYCPPYKTCWMLRNIVTFYEEGQRVVAESAGEHKITWNYIREKIPHVYTGLTEMKFRDPQEGEEANVKYYKKQHEEIMTAFASLVQ; from the coding sequence ATGTCAGAAATATTTGATGGGATTCAGCGCCCCCTCGATACCATCTACCGCATGGTGGAGAACGTCTTCATTCCTAGGGGCGTTCAGGTGAAGTCCCTCAACGACCAGAAACAATGGGATTTTAAACCATGCTTGAAGGTTGGGGACCTCATTTCCGGTGGCGATATTATTGGTTCGGTCGTGGAGAACTCACTGATGTACAACCACAGTATAATGGTCCCGCCAAACATCCGAGGGAGGGTCACTTCCATTGTGGCTTCTGGAAACTACACACTGGAGGACGATATTGTGGAGTTGGAGTACAATGGGAAGGTCAAGTCGCTCAAGCTCATGCACCGGTGGCCGGTGCGGACCCCCCGGCCTGTGGCTTCAAAAGAGTCTGGAAACCACCCACTTCTTACTGGTCAGCGCGTGCTTGATGCCCTGTTTCCATCCGTGCAGGGCGGGACCTGTGCCATCCCCGGTGCGTTTGGCTGTGGCAAGACAGTTATCAGTCAGGCACTCTCGAAGTACTCGAACAGTGACGCTGTTATTTACGTGGGTTGTGGTGAGCGTGGCAATGAGATGGCGGAGGTGCTCATGGACTTTCCCACCCTCACCACCATTATTGATGGACGTGAGGAGTCTATCATGAAGCGCACATGCCTGGTGGCAAATACTTCCAATATGCCTGTTGCTGCTCGTGAGGCATCTATTTACACTGGTATCACCTTAGCTGAGTATTATCGGGATATGGGAAAACACATCGCCATGATGGCCGATTCAACCTCCCGCTGGGCTGAGGCTTTGCGTGAGATTTCCGGTCGTCTTGCTGAAATGCCTGCAGATGGAGGTTATCCCGCGTACCTCAGCGCCCGTTTGGCCTCCTTCTACGAGCGTGCTGGCCGTGTGACATGCATCGGTGGGCCGAAGCGTGAAGGGTCTGTAACAATTGTTGGTGCCGTTTCCCCACCGGGTGGTGATTTCTCCGATCCCGTAACGTCCGCCACCCTTGGTATCGTGCAAGTTTTCTGGGGACTCGAGAAGCGACTCGCTCAACGCAAACACTTCCCGTCCGTGAACTGTCTCATTTCTTACTCCAAGTACCTCAAGGCTTTGGAGCCCTTCTTCAATTCTCTCGACCCCGACTACATGCGGCTGCGCTCAGTTGCCGCTGAGATTTTGCAGCGCGAAGAGGAGCTGCAGGAAATTGTTCAGCTCGTCGGCAAAGACTCCCTTTCTGAGTCTGACAAGATAATTCTAGAGACTGCGAAAGTTATCCGTGAGGAATTTCTTCAGCAGAATGCCTTCACTCCGTATGACAAGTACTGCCCACCGTATAAGACATGCTGGATGTTGCGCAACATTGTCACCTTCTACGAGGAGGGTCAGCGAGTTGTAGCGGAGTCTGCGGGCGAGCACAAGATCACGTGGAATTACATTCGCGAAAAGATCCCTCATGTCTACACTGGTCTCACGGAAATGAAGTTCCGAGACCCTCAGGAAGGAGAAGAAGCCAACGTTAAGTACTACAAGAAGCAACACGAGGAGATCATGACCGCATTCGCTTCCCTCGTGCAGTAG
- a CDS encoding endosomal integral membrane protein, putative, with amino-acid sequence MGYKFHFYRLVLVLFVFSVNEASSSFFKITAPIGYKEGDEVPVLVNSLTSSKGVVPYDFYKMKACKPAAHVLKEGSGKENLGELLLGNHVLPSLYSVNVLRNVTCQPLCIVSYTEGDKKDLDNLITQSYRGHMFLAGLPLVERIEKGTTEKLRLGYRLGVHVKGDEKLKEEGAAGDKCLINNHIHFTITYAVLPNGEYMLTGFYAKPKTLNSPTGCPPDGASVDEWPDPASTGATNVAYSYSVTWEQDSSEGVFVTRWDVYWRLGGAQRKKAHLTALFNSMLLLGFLGVLVMIVLLRIVRRDLLMQNDMLVSGDVQEESGWKLVRGDVFRAPSRPLVLTGLVSSGCQMVAVVVLTVISSAVRKYQPWHSGNLLTNLIIFFCCSSCVSGYVAGKMLVFFQIRTWKNGIAAVTMVPLSLLLGYLAGNMISWSKHGSTAVSLPVLLTLFFLWVAVPVPLSLIGLSAGFRASAFVLPTKVGSIPRAISQQSVRRRYMFILGGGIVSFTAAFMEVICVLGSFWKGQPFLYVGYLFGVSFIISAVCAEVAVVVTYAMLSEEDYEWWWGSFCTSGSCGVYFFLYSVVYLYGALEIRQPLSVILFLVYTFEVSVFIAVFLGTMGFVASAVFVRTIYNSIKAD; translated from the coding sequence ATGGGCTACAAGTTTCACTTTTACCGGcttgtgttggtgttgtttgtgttctCTGTGAACGAGGCTTCAAGCTCGTTTTTTAAGATTACGGCACCCATCGGGTACAAAGAGGGCGATGAGGTCCCTGTTTTGGTGAACTCTCTAACCTCCAGTAAAGGTGTGGTGCCATACGATTTCTATAAGATGAAAGCATGCAAACCTGCAGCACATGTTCTGAAGGAAGGATCCGGAAAGGAGAACTTAGGGGAGCTTCTTCTCGGGAACCACGTGTTGCCTTCGCTGTACTCCGTTAACGTCCTGAGGAACGTAACTTGCCAGCCTCTGTGTATTGTCAGTTACACCGAAGGTGACAAGAAGGACCTTGATAATCTCATTACTCAGAGTTACCGCGGTCATATGTTTCTTGCTGGCCTACCACTTGTGGAAAGGATTGAAAAAGGAACGACCGAGAAGTTACGACTCGGGTACCGGCTTGGCGTACATGTAAAGGGTGACGAAAAgttgaaggaggaaggggcTGCCGGTGACAAGTGTTTGATAAACAACCATATCCATTTTACCATAACTTACGCCGTCCTTCCCAACGGGGAATATATGTTGACAGGATTCTACGCGAAACCAAAAACACTAAACAGCCCCACGGGGTGCCCCCCGGACGGTGCCTCCGTAGACGAGTGGCCCGATCCTGCATCTACAGGAGCCACCAACGTGGCGTATTCGTATTCAGTAACATGGGAGCAGGATAGtagtgaaggtgtgtttgtgACACGGTGGGACGTCTACTGGCGTCTGGGAGGGGCCCAGCGGAAGAAAGCCCACTTGACAGCACTGTTCAATTCTATGCTTCTCCTCGGGTTCCTGGGTGTGCTCGTTATGATCGTTTTGTTGCGTATTGTTCGTAGAGACCTTCTTATGCAGAACGATATGCTTGTGAGTGGTGACGTTCAGGAAGAGTCTGGATGGAAGCTTGTACGCGGCGATGTCTTTAGAGCACCGTCGAGGCCCCTCGTCCTGACGGGGCTTGTTTCTTCGGGATGTCAGATGGTGGCTGTGGTGGTCCTGACGGTGATTTCATCGGCCGTTAGAAAGTATCAACCCTGGCACAGCGGTAACCTGCTGACAAATCTGATAATATTCTTCTGTTGTTCAAGCTGCGTCTCCGGATATGTGGCGGGGAAAATGCTGGTGTTTTTCCAAATCAGGACATGGAAGAACGGCATTGCCGCTGTGACTATGGTTCCATTATCCCTGTTGTTGGGGTACCTTGCCGGGAACATGATCAGTTGGTCAAAGCACGGGAGCACTGCTGTCTCTCTGCCGGTTCTTCTTactctcttctttctctgGGTTGCGGTCCCCGTACCATTATCGCTTATTGGCCTATCAGCTGGGTTTAGGGCGTCTGCGTTTGTGTTGCCGACCAAAGTGGGCAGTATTCCGCGTGCGATTTCCCAACAAAGCGTGAGAAGGCGCTACATGTTCATCTTGGGTGGCggtattgtttccttcactgcagcgtttATGGAGGTCATTTGCGTCTTGGGTTCCTTCTGGAAGGGTCAACCCTTCCTCTATGTTGGCTATCTTTTTGGTGTGTCCTTTATCATTTCCGCTGTTTGTGCGGAGGTTGCGGTTGTGGTGACGTATGCCATGCTTTCTGAGGAAGATTATGagtggtggtggggaagCTTTTGTACATCCGGAAGCTGCGGCgtgtacttttttctttatagtGTTGTGTATCTCTACGGAGCGCTGGAAATTCGTCAGCCACTTTCTGTGATACTTTTTTTGGTGTACACCTTTGAGGTTTCGGTGTTCATTGCCGTTTTCTTGGGTACGATGGGGTTTGTCGCATCGGCTGTGTTTGTGAGAACTATTTACAACTCCATAAAAGCTGACTAA
- a CDS encoding 50S ribosomal protein L13, putative encodes MQRSTRIVMAPFKSVLRRHKHHPEGLPLYNDMSKQWLCREGERWWLLDARGEQLPRVAAVAAQYITGQHRPDFTPGMITGDHVVIVNIKDVVMVGDQWIRVPITWQTAYPGGKYRIRLTDMYERDPCMLMWWFLKDEVNRHFVRKLKTRIAPLEKAWLYEDSIHPHADKNPRPLCWTDPEVKGWKYRDPQFIRRWKPNEFMH; translated from the coding sequence ATGCAGCGATCAACCAGGATAGTTATGGCTCCCTTCAAGAGTGTGTTACGGCGGCACAAGCACCATCCAGAGGGACTGCCGCTGTATAATGATATGTCGAAGCAATGGCTCTGCCGCGAGGGGGAGAGGTGGTGGTTACTCGATGCCCGCGGTGAGCAGCTGCCGCGTGTGGCAGCCGTAGCGGCTCAATACATTACTGGACAGCATCGACCTGATTTTACGCCAGGGATGATAACGGGTGATCATGTTGTTATTGTCAATATTAAAGATGTTGTGATGGTTGGTGATCAATGGATTCGTGTGCCCATCACGTGGCAGACGGCATACCCGGGTGGGAAGTACCGTATTAGGCTTACGGATATGTATGAGCGTGATCCCTGCATGCTCATGTGGTGGTTTTTGAAGGATGAAGTTAACCGCCACTTTGTCCGTAAACTAAAGACGCGCATTGCCCCGTTGGAAAAGGCCTGGTTGTATGAGGATAGTATTCACCCGCATGCAGACAAGAATCCACGTCCACTCTGCTGGACTGATCCCGAGGTGAAGGGGTGGAAGTATAGGGATCCGCAGTTTATCCGCCGGTGGAAGCCTAACGAGTTTATGCATTGA
- a CDS encoding ribosomal protein L21E (60S), putative, whose amino-acid sequence MVHSHGYKCGTRHLFAKKFRKHGVPSVSTILTNFKVGDYVDVVADAAVRAGMPHKYYHGRTGIVWNVTPRGVGVIINKPVRNRTVRKRICVRFEHVRKSRCQEAFKQKLKDLEAFRAAKKAGTPLPPKKVSNRNGGFVCPKKVEVLARRTADYEAMIPY is encoded by the coding sequence ATGGTTCACTCCCACGGGTACAAATGTGGCACCCGCCACCTCTTCGCTAAGAAGTTTCGCAAGCACGGAGTTCCTTCTGTCAGTACGATACTGACCAATTTCAAGGTCGGTGACTACGTTGACGTCGTAGCGGACGCTGCTGTACGTGCTGGAATGCCTCACAAGTATTACCACGGCCGAACCGGCATTGTATGGAATGTGACACcgcgtggtgttggtgtcaTTATCAACAAACCGGTGAGGAACCGTACAGTTCGCAAGCGCATCTGTGTGCGTTTTGAGCACGTGCGTAAGTCTCGCTGCCAGGAGGCATTCAAGCAGAAGCTAAAGGACCTTGAAGCATTTCGGGCCGCTAAGAAGGCGGGAACCCCACTTCCACCCAAAAAGGTGAGCAACCGCAACGGCGGATTTGTTTGCCCCAAGAAAGTAGAGGTGCTGGCGCGCCGCACGGCAGACTACGAGGCAATGATTCCATATTGA